The following nucleotide sequence is from Micromonospora sp. WMMD1120.
TCGGCTGGCCGGCGTGGGTTACAGCTCGAACTGGCGGCGGTCGATTTGGTGGCGCTCACCGACGCCGGCACCGCGCCGTTGCAGACCCGCTGACAACGGTCATGACGATCAACTCCTCCTGGATGGCGGGGGAGTAACACTCGCGTTGCTGAATTGTTATCGCTCCCAACAAACTTCGTACCTGGGCGGTCTTGTGGACCCGAGGCGGGGCGCAATACGTTGCCGGGCACAACAAACACACAACACCTCCCCCACCTCCGAAAGGACCCTGCACATGCGTAAGGGGCTCCTCACCATCGCCGCCGTGGGCCTGCTCGCGACCGGCGGATTGACCGCGTGTGGCGACGACGACTCCGGTTCCGGCTCCACCGGCTCCGAGAAGGCCGCCAAGATTGGCGTGATCCTCCCGGACAGCAAGTCCTCCGTCCGCTGGGAGACCGCGGACCGTCGGTTCCTGGAGGAGGCGTTCAAGGCCGCCGGCGTCCAGTACGACATCCAGAACGCCCAGAACGACAAGACCGCCTTCCAGACCATCGCCGACCAGATGATCACCAGCGGCGTCACCGTTCTGATGATCGTCAACCTGGACTCCGGCACCGGCAAGGCCGTGCTCGACAAGGCCAAGTCGCAGGGCGTCGCCACCATCGACTACGACCGGCTCACCCTGGGCGGCTCCGCCCAGTACTACGTCAGCTTCGACAACGAGACCGTCGGCAAGCTCCAGGGCGAGGGCCTGTCGAAGTGCCTGACCGAGAAGGGCGCCAAGAACCCCGTCGTGGCGTACCTGAACGGCTCCCCCACCGACAACAACGCCACCCTGTTCAAGGCCGGCTACGACTCGGTGCTCAAGCCGAAGTTCGACTCGAAGGAATACGTCAAGGGCCCCGAGGACTCGGTGCCGGCGTGGGACAACGCCCAGGCCGCGACGATCTTCGAGCAGCAGCTCACCAAGGCCAACGGCAAGATCGACGGTGTGCTGGCCGCCAACGACGGCCTCGGCAACGCCGCCATCTCGATCCTGAAGAAGAACAACCTCAACGGCAAGGTGCCGGTGACCGGCCAGGACGCCAGCACCGAGGGCCTGCAGAACATCCTCGCCGGCGACCAGTGCATGACCGTCTACAAGGCCGTGCGGGAAGAGGCGAAGGCCGCCTCCGACCTGGCCATCGCGCTCGCCAAGGGCGAGAAGAAGGACACCGGCCAGACCGTGAAGGACCCGGAGGGCAACCGCGACGTCCCCTCGGTGCTGCTCACCCCGAAGGCCATCTACAAGGAGAACGTCAAGGACGTCATCGCCGACGGCTACGTGACCAAGGAAGCGATCTGCACCGCGGCGTACGCCAAGGCCTGCGCCGACGCCGGGATCAGCTGACCGACGCCGCAGTACCCGCCGGGACGACCACCGCCGCCCGGCACGGGAGCACCCTCCCGTGCCGGGCGGCGTCCGCCGGACGGGCCCCGACCCTCCCTTAAGAAGGAGACCCCGTGTCCGCGACCCCTCTGCTGGAGCTCCGCGGGATCGACAAGAGCTTCGGTCCCGTCCAGGTGCTCCGCAACGTCGCC
It contains:
- a CDS encoding substrate-binding domain-containing protein; translation: MRKGLLTIAAVGLLATGGLTACGDDDSGSGSTGSEKAAKIGVILPDSKSSVRWETADRRFLEEAFKAAGVQYDIQNAQNDKTAFQTIADQMITSGVTVLMIVNLDSGTGKAVLDKAKSQGVATIDYDRLTLGGSAQYYVSFDNETVGKLQGEGLSKCLTEKGAKNPVVAYLNGSPTDNNATLFKAGYDSVLKPKFDSKEYVKGPEDSVPAWDNAQAATIFEQQLTKANGKIDGVLAANDGLGNAAISILKKNNLNGKVPVTGQDASTEGLQNILAGDQCMTVYKAVREEAKAASDLAIALAKGEKKDTGQTVKDPEGNRDVPSVLLTPKAIYKENVKDVIADGYVTKEAICTAAYAKACADAGIS